A single genomic interval of Noviherbaspirillum cavernae harbors:
- a CDS encoding P-II family nitrogen regulator, which yields MKLITAIIKPFKLDEVREALSAIGVQGITVTEVKGFGRQKGHTELYRGAEYVVDFLPKTKVEAAVDDAIVDRAIEAIETAARTGKIGDGKIFVFDLQQVVRIRTGETGNDAL from the coding sequence TCATCAAGCCGTTCAAGCTGGACGAAGTGCGTGAGGCGCTGTCGGCAATCGGCGTGCAGGGCATCACCGTCACCGAGGTGAAGGGCTTCGGCCGGCAGAAGGGCCACACGGAGCTGTATCGCGGCGCCGAATACGTCGTCGATTTCCTGCCGAAGACGAAAGTCGAAGCGGCGGTGGATGACGCCATCGTGGATCGCGCCATCGAGGCGATCGAGACCGCAGCCCGCACCGGCAAGATCGGCGACGGCAAGATTTTCGTATTCGACTTGCAGCAAGTCGTGCGTATCCGTACCGGCGAAACCGGCAACGACGCACTCTAA